One Tautonia rosea genomic window carries:
- a CDS encoding DUF1552 domain-containing protein, translating into MSPLLHSRRTFLRGVGVSMALPWLESVPTWADDVPEAVSSEGPPVRLAVLFSGNGFHSKEWWARGQGRDMELGAVLQPLTDFRESLLFLRGLYNAEALKGNIHSSQTGNLLSGAPLASGGEIRSGTSVDQVLARHVGNRTKVPSLVLGCEKSNPSVHKNYSMLYSSHISWSSPTTPTPLELYPALAFDRLFKDEPRAGDTSVLDSVLADAGDLRRSISLSDRQKLDEYLDSVREVETRIEHAGRRGELQGWRPSLDAPDIPRPPDGIPQDIGEHMRLMADILVLAFQTDTTRVCTLKLNNDHSSLRFPNLGVDYMIHHLLSHTDSDDWLKVNRFFVDQVAYIARRLDAIQEGERTALDNAMLVFCSSMLTGNHEANQLPVITLGGAGGRLKGGRVLDYLDSPNRKMCSLFLSLLDKAGIHLDTFGDSDEPLAEV; encoded by the coding sequence ATGAGCCCGCTTCTGCACTCCCGACGGACCTTCCTCCGAGGCGTCGGCGTCAGTATGGCCTTGCCCTGGCTGGAGTCGGTCCCCACCTGGGCCGACGACGTCCCCGAGGCCGTCTCCTCCGAGGGACCTCCCGTCCGTCTGGCGGTCCTCTTCTCCGGCAACGGCTTCCACAGCAAGGAGTGGTGGGCCAGGGGACAGGGCCGCGACATGGAGCTGGGCGCCGTCCTCCAACCGCTGACTGACTTTCGCGAGTCCCTTCTCTTTCTCCGAGGGCTCTACAATGCCGAGGCCCTGAAAGGAAACATCCACAGCTCCCAGACCGGTAACCTCCTTTCGGGCGCTCCGCTGGCCTCCGGCGGCGAGATCCGATCGGGCACCAGCGTCGATCAGGTCCTCGCCCGGCACGTCGGCAATCGCACGAAGGTCCCCAGCCTGGTTCTCGGTTGCGAGAAGTCAAACCCATCGGTACACAAGAACTATTCGATGCTCTACAGCTCTCACATTTCGTGGAGCTCACCCACCACCCCGACCCCCCTGGAACTCTACCCCGCCCTCGCCTTCGACCGCCTGTTCAAGGATGAGCCCCGCGCCGGCGACACAAGCGTGCTCGACTCGGTCCTGGCCGACGCGGGCGACCTCCGTCGCTCGATCAGCCTCTCCGATCGCCAGAAGCTCGACGAATACCTCGACTCGGTCCGCGAGGTCGAAACCCGAATCGAACACGCCGGCCGTCGCGGCGAGCTGCAAGGCTGGCGCCCCTCGCTCGATGCCCCCGACATCCCCCGACCCCCCGACGGAATCCCTCAGGACATCGGCGAACACATGCGCCTCATGGCCGACATCCTCGTCCTTGCCTTCCAGACCGACACCACCCGCGTCTGCACCTTGAAGCTCAACAACGACCACAGCTCGCTCCGGTTCCCGAACCTCGGTGTCGATTACATGATCCACCACCTCCTCTCGCACACCGACAGCGACGACTGGCTGAAGGTCAACCGCTTCTTCGTCGATCAGGTCGCTTACATCGCCCGACGGCTCGACGCCATTCAGGAAGGCGAACGGACCGCGCTCGACAATGCAATGCTCGTCTTCTGTTCCAGCATGCTCACCGGCAACCACGAGGCAAACCAGCTCCCCGTCATCACCCTCGGCGGCGCGGGTGGTCGGCTCAAAGGGGGCCGGGTCCTCGACTACCTCGACTCCCCGAACCGCAAGATGTGCAGCCTCTTCCTCAGCCTTCTCGACAAGGCCGGCATTCACCTCGACACCTTCGGCGATTCCGACGAACCGCTGGCCGAGGTCTAA